The Pangasianodon hypophthalmus isolate fPanHyp1 chromosome 5, fPanHyp1.pri, whole genome shotgun sequence genome includes a window with the following:
- the ormdl1 gene encoding ORM1-like protein 1: MNVGVAHSEGNPNTRVMNSRGIWLTYALGVGMLHIVLLSIPFFSVPVVWTLTNVIHNLGMYVFMHAVKGTPFETPDQGKARLLTHWEQLDYGVQFTSSRKFFTISPIILYFLTSFYTKYDTAHFVINTASLLSVLIPKLPQLHGVRLFGINKY, from the exons ATGAATGTTGGCGTAGCCCACAGCGAGGGGAACCCCAACACTCGGGTGATGAACAGTCGGGGGATCTGGCTGACGTACGCGCTCGGCGTGGGAATGCTTCACATCGTGCTCTTAAGCATTCCTTTCTTCAGCGTTCCGGTCGTGTGGACTCTCACAAATGTTATTCACAACTTG GGAATGTACGTGTTCATGCACGCGGTAAAAGGGACGCCGTTCGAGACTCCAGACCAGGGCAAAGCCAGGCTCCTCACACACTGGGAACAGCTGGACTACGGCGTGCAGTTCACATCATCCAGAAAGTTCTTCACAATTTCACCCAtcatttt ATATTTCCTGACGAGCTTCTACACGAAATACGACACGGCTCATTTTGTGATAAACACCGCGTCCCTGCTGAGCGTCCTGATCCCCAAACTGCCACAGCTCCACGGAGTGCGACTCTTCGGAATCAACAAGTATTAA
- the adat3 gene encoding probable inactive tRNA-specific adenosine deaminase-like protein 3 — MFKMEPETKKRRGMEYDPDSWHVLPVLSDEMSEDVKLLDAYAAPITDKRQTSRLVKDLSVVHPLADLQHIKRVRACKDKSSPHPLEVIVCLVSDVSITTFTTQPQCPALTDLLSSKDFNFEGLGEPFLVRIPARAPLTRPQFERASRHWPTSFHEDKQVTLGLKGQLFTSSQKAKIQEYMTIAVEAARSGCEEGMDAVGAVIVDPKSGQVMAVGHDLTRDHPLHHAVMVCIDLVAWGQGGGVYRYEKHPACRYAASDPQLSAGQCEASASEDGVQPYICTGYELYVTREPCVMCTMALVHSRISRVFYGAASPDGALGTKYKIHCQKELNHHFDVYKGVMRQACEELTPLK, encoded by the coding sequence atgtttaaaatggagCCAGAGACTAAAAAGAGAAGAGGCATGGAGTATGATCCAGACTCTTGGCATGTCCTTCCTGTCCTGTCAGATGAAATGTCTGAGGATGTTAAATTACTGGATGCTTACGCCGCCCCGATCACTGATAAACGCCAAACCTCGCGTCTGGTGAAAGACCTGTCTGTGGTCCACCCTTTAGCAGATCTCCAGCATATTAAAAGAGTGAGAGCTTGCAAGGACAAAAGCAGTCCTCATCCGTTAGAAGTGATCGTGTGTCTCGTTAGTGATGTCTCCATCACCACCTTCACGACTCAGCCTCAGTGTCCAGCCCTGACGGATCTCCTGAGCTCGAAAGACTTCAACTTCGAGGGCTTGGGAGAACCATTCCTGGTCCGAATCCCGGCCCGAGCTCCTTTAACCAGGCCGCAGTTTGAGCGAGCGAGCCGTCACTGGCCCACGTCCTTCCACGAGGACAAACAAGTCACGCTCGGTTTGAAGGGACAGCTCTTCACGTCCAGCCAGAAAGCGAAAATCCAGGAATACATGACGATTGCCGTGGAGGCTGCGAGATCCGGATGCGAGGAAGGAATGGACGCAGTGGGCGCTGTGATCGTCGACCCGAAATCAGGACAGGTTATGGCTGTAGGTCACGACCTGACCCGAGATCATCCTCTTCACCATGCTGTGATGGTGTGTATCGACCTCGTGGCCTGGGGACAAGGAGGAGGTGTGTATCGATACGAGAAACACCCAGCGTGCAGATACGCCGCCTCGGACCCACAGCTCTCCGCAGGTCAGTGTGAAGCCTCGGCGTCTGAGGACGGCGTCCAGCCGTACATCTGCACCGGCTACGAGCTGTACGTCACCAGAGAGCCGTGTGTGATGTGCACCATGGCTCTCGTCCACTCCAGGATCAGCCGAGTCTTCTACGGAGCGGCTTCTCCAGACGGCGCTTTGGGCACCAAGTACAAAATTCACTGCCAGAAAGAGCTGAATCACCATTTTGACGTTTATAAAGGAGTCATGCGACAGGCCTGCGAGGAACTGACTCCGTTAAAGTGA